The genomic interval CTTGGGCTTCTCGGTAGCGTCTGTGACCATGGTTCTGATCTTTTCTAAACAAATTGCCAGATTCCTCATTTGGTAGCGGCTCTCTTCAGAGTTCACAATCAGCTCACCAGCTCGGTTTATCTTGTTCCTGTGCTAAAGAGGGGAAAACATGATGTGATTGCTGAAACCTTGTTAGACTTGTCGTGTTCCGGCTGAAAGTGTGACGCTTAAACCGTGGCTGGAAGGGGGAGGGTAGTTACCATCGATGCCATTTTTTGTCTGGCAGCTTCTGGGATCCAGTCTGCTGACGCCAGGTGGAACCGAACTTCTGCCTTGGTATTCACTGGGGGGAAATATGGGATCTTTTTTCAATGTAATGGCTCATCTTCCTGAGTTTTATGAGATAATTCAGTCTGTACACTGCTGGCTTTGAACACAGGATGATTCCAGTattaatttcctgaaaaatcacagttttttttttttcttgctatgtTTTTGCATATCACTCTACAAGACAAACTCTAAATTATGGTTTGTCATGGTATTTGCCTTTCTGGACACTACAAGATTTATTGCTACTGCTATGGCAATGGCAGAACAGgaagtattttcagtttatttgaaTGAAGCTGAGAATTTATTGCACTGGGACGTCTCAGAATCCAGATGGCTTGTTGTACGCTGGATCAATGAGAACAGACAGAAGTGGTGTTTAGTGTGACACGTGTAGCAGCAACGATCCCAGTAAGAGTGTTTCTAGGAGAATCTGGTATGGTACCACTGCTCTTGAGCATTGTAAAGACTTAGAAGTTCTGTTAAAACGTAGGGTAACgataatgaaaaattaacatCGGGCAGCACAAAGGTGCTCTTTCATTTCACcacaaagtaaaagaaacaacGTAAAGATTAGAATTTTTCCCTTCTAAGTCTCTTCCTCACCTTTATTAACGTGCTGCCCTCCAGGGCCGCTGCTCCGGCAGTAGGACACGGTCAGGCGAGCtggaagggaagagcagagcagccgCGTGCCGACCCGGAGCCTCGTCCCCAGCCAGTTCAGCAAGGGGCAGCAGGGCCGGGGACGAGCCAGGCTGCGGCACGCGGGCCCGAAGGGCGCCTGGGACTCGCTGGTGCTTTGGCGCTGGGTTCAGCTCCGAGCGcgggctctgcagcctggagcccGACCCGCCGCTGGGGATGGGCCCAGCCGAGCACCCGAGCCCAGGTCCGGTTTGGGGGGAGACTCACCCAGGGGGATGTCGAGGGTGCCCGGCTGCGTCTCCTCCTGGAAAACAGGGCCGGGTGCCGCGTCAGGGGCCGGCACACCCCGGCACACCCCGGCACACCCCGACGGCGCTTCGGGCCGGCCCCGCTCGCCCCCCGGACACACGGCCCCGCCCCCGGAGCTGCCTGGCCCCGCCCACCCGCGGCGGCACCGCCCCTTCTGCTCAGCAACGCCCAACCACCGCAAACAGCTCGTGCTAAGCCCCACCCACCCGCGGTAGCACCGCCCCTTGTGATCAGCCCCGCCCTTCCGCAACAGCAGTCCCTTGGGCTAAGTCCCGCCCACGCGCGATGGCACCGCCCCTTGACATACACCCCGCCCACCCACTCTATGTCACTCAGACACTGAGCCCCGCCCATCGTTCgtcttccctcccccttccccttccccttccccttcccccccgcccgccccacTCACGGGGGCGCTGGCGGCGGCACCGTCCTGCTGCGGCGGGTACAGCTTGTCCAGGCTATAGGCGCTCCGGTACTCGGTCCCGGCGGCGGCCCGCTGCGAGAACCGGGCGGCGAGAAACTTCAGCCGCTGCTGGCATAAGCCGCGCAGCGTGTGCGCCGCCATGTTGGCTCCCGCGGTGCGCTTCCGCCACGGCGTCCCCACGGAAACGGCGGCCGCGCGCTGCGTTCCGGGGCGGGGCCTGCGTGAGCAGCGATGCGGGGGGGCTGTGGGAGCCGGGGGGAGTGTGTGATGTATGGGGTATATAGGctgtgtggggtgtgtgtggtgATGCAtgggatctgtggggtgtgtgATGTCCGTGAGGTCTGGACTGGGGGTGAGTGGGTGTCTGGGGGGTACTATGTGGGGGCTGTAGGAGGTCTGTGGGGCATCTGAGGGTTATATGGGGTCTGTGGGGCACTGAGTGGGGTCTGGGAGTATATGGGGTCTGTGGGGTGCTGAGTGGGACCTGGGGGGTATGTGGGGGTATGTGGGGTCAGGGGGTGCTGAGGCAGGCCGTGCTGTGGGGGTGGAGGGATGGCTGGGGATGAGGATGCTGGGGTGAGGTGGCCGTGTGGTGACCCTGGGGGGATGACACACGGTGTGGGGGGCCCCAGGGTGGGTACCAGGGGTACCCTGGTTTGGGCAGGTCATTTCCAGCTCCTTGGGGCACAAGCAGCGGTGGGGGACAgtgtgctcctgcctgcaccccacacCTTCGCGAGCTGAGCGGTGACAGCCAGCGGTGAAAGTGAAGATACATCCAGCATTTTTGGTGTACTGTCTAGTTTTTGCACCTGGGATGTTTCAGATTTCGATCTGCGTAAGAGTACTAAAAagttatatatataatattttttaatgctgatgCAGCAGCACATACACATTTCCAGGTCTGTAAGAGAGATGCTGAGGTGGAAAGGGGATGCAGAGGTGTGAAGAACTTGTGGAAATCCTTCAGCTCTTACTCCTGGGGGAGCTGTCAGGTTGGCTTGACAAGAAGGGTGTGCGTTCCAGAGGGGCAGGGGTTGCTATTTCTGGCAGCAGGAAAATgcacaggcagggatggggctgtCATTAGCTCTGGTGTTTTGACAGGAGCTGACgatcttttgtttaaaactggGTGAAGTCAAAATGGGTGTTTCGATGCTGATATAAAGGCAGCATGTGACTGGGGATCTGAGCTGGATCCCATCTAGATTATCCACCTAAAATCGGGAAACTCAGTCCTCAGGAAAGGAGCAAGTCCCAGATGTTGATGGTTGGTCTGCCCTGACTGAGGCTGAGCCAAGAAGGGCTCTGCGCTTTGTTTTAATCGAATCTCTGTGTCCTGGGGttcttctgctctgcttcccctgcccaaactcagctgaaaacagaacgctttaaggaaaaaacccaagaactGTCAGAGACAAATCATGCCATCTGGTGACCTTAATTTCTAACAGGGAACAGGTAAATGTTTGTGATTTGTAGCCAGAGGGGTAGGTAAAATATCCAAAGCGGGATGACTCATTTTACCAACTGTTGTCAAACATGTCGCGTTGTGATTGTGCTGGTAACACACGCCAAGGACAGTGTCACTGCGCggtgcagaggggctgggaaaGGTGCTGGGAGGTCACACGGTTGAAGCCAGATCCGTCTAAAAGGACACGTCTCTGGTTTTTGCTTCATTCCCACACTGCGTTACCTGATGCAGACACCCAAAGAGCCTCGGTAAAAAGCAGAATGATCTCTGGATGGTTGGAGACAGCTctccctggcaggcagggctTGGGATGACAAGGTCTTGCTTTGGCGTAACCCAAGGAGAGCCGAGCGTTTGGCATTTAAGCTGGAGACGTGAACTGCCCCGGTACTGATGCTGGCTTAGAAAGCAAGCTCACCCCGTTGGGTGATGGTGGTCACTGGTGCACAGCAAGTCCCTGAAACATGATGGAAAACTGATGTCCAAGGAGCTGGTTGCTCCTTGTCTGAGTGAGGGCACAAGCCGTTAAGGTAGGAGCAAGTCGGGACTTTGAGGGACCTTCCTGAGGGTCTCGGCTCCTGCAAGAGAGGGAGGACTGCTGAGTCAGGGAATGTCCTTCCCCAGGAGAGTTCGAGCTCCGTTGGATTTGTGCTTCAAGTGGTCCATCTCCATTTCTAATGACGGATGCTTTTCTGAACGATTATTCAAACTGGCGGTAAAGATGCCAGAGTAGATCTGATGGAAGTGCACTTGTCCAAATGTCACCTTTCAAATTCAGCATGAAACTGAATTCTTCACAAGCCCTTATTGATCTTAGTGGCATGATCTGAATAGGGGCATTGGTTTTGCCAAATTCTGAAATGTATCATTATTTCCTATTATATCATACTTTTTCTCATCCATTTTAATGGtatgcagtatttttctttctgtcccgAATCACAGGGGTGTGCTATTAAATAGCTGCTCTCTCTATTAGGCCAGTTTCTGTGGTGAGCAGTGTGGTGGTTTAACACTTACCTCTTAATGGACTTGGGGAGTTTTCCTTGgtgttttcaaagcaatttgAAAAGTTTACATAGAAGGTGGGATAAAAGGccagaaatgcttattttttttcccctcctttgaTTGCTGAAAGcctcacttcagaaaaaaaatcaaatgcctCTGACTCACACAGTTATCGGGACGTATATATATATGGCCACTAATATTTTtggatgcagaaaaaaatgccctCAGCACTTTGCTGAACAAACTGCTGATATACGGCAGCTGTTCCTTTGTTGAGCCAAATACTAATATTGTGTTACTTCCATCAGTCATTTTTGGATGTGTGGTTTTCAAGaaagaccaaaacaaaaatagcatttgaattGCAAGCTTAGAAATTGTGTGGTTTTTACAGAGACTTCAGAGCTGACAAAAGAGGGGTTTTTATCATGTGGCAAATGTTAGTAGTCCAAGTGCATAAAATATATGTTATATAAATAATGCAGCAGTATAGTTCGGCAtattctctctgctttctgcaaaggAGCCTGAAGCATTTTCTTGACCCAAATCGTACatgaaaatcaaagaaataacTCTTCTGCTGTTCTTAAAAGAGCTGTAGAGAAAGTCTCGGCTTTGAGAAtactgttgtttctttttatctgaGAAGAGAATAAagtgtttgaaaatatatttaatttgctGTCCACCTAACTGTGACGCTGATTCACACGGGATtgtttaaaatggaaagtgaaGGCGATCCCACACCTCTGCAGCAACCAGATGACTGCAGAGTAAACATTGGCTCGCTTAAACCAACATTGCTTCAGATATCCTCTGCTACAAATGTTGAATTAACAGGGTGCTGAATGCTCTGAGAAAATCAACACTGCtcctttttgttgctgttgttgttcctttttatttattttattagacaACTGCTTtccattataaataaataaggcaTGAAGGTTCTCCATACTGTTACAGAGCTGGTAGCCACAGTCGTGCGTATGGCTCCTAATTTCTTGAGTCTGGGGTCGTAGGGCACCTGAAAATGCAGAGCGTGGAAGAGCAGAGCGGTTGGTGGGTGGTTTGAGGAGGAGACTGCGGGTGCAGTTTGGGCATCACACTCCTGCCAACTTACCTCCGTGGTACTCAGCTTAACAAAAGAGGGTATTTCGGGGGGTGTTTTTGCATTAATTCCATGGTGAGTGAAAGAAAGGTAGCTCCTCATAACGTCAAGGCCCTAGACTCGGAGGATAACTAACATTTTAACAGTCTTCCCCCTCCAAAGCCACattctcatttatttatctCAATGTTGCAAAAATGCCAGTCATTTCCCCAAGATTTTGGGAGGTAAGCTGGTGAAAATAGAATCCAAATCTGGCCTGAAGTTTCTCCAGGCAGGTACAGAATAGGTAGCTTACACTGAACTGCTCGGGTTTTGCGGCTCGGTGCTCAGGGTTTTGCCTAAGCTGTAAGGAAACGCTGCTTCTCTGCCTAAAACGCGTGTCTGATCATACAAGGTCAACGTCTAGTTCATGACAAATGGAAACTGGTGATTCCTGAGACTGCAGTGGCCTTTTGGCTGTGTGTTTGCATGTCCGTGGAAGCAAAAGCGAGGAGATTTCAGTGCTGGGAAGTGGAACATGAGAGGTGACAACCTTTGGAGACAGTACCTCAGCCAAGAACgattattttcagcagaaaaactgaaatctgtCCTCTCGACTGGGGAGATGTTCAGATCAAAAGCATGGGGCAATGTATGGTCAGCGCTACTGCCAGGGCCAGAGCTCCTGACGCCGGAAGAGGGTGATGCTTTATCCTTCTGCTTGCGTGCGAGTCACTGGGAGTCAGTTTTGCAAGTCCATGCAAGCTGTATTCGAGGAGTTTGCTACAGTGGGGCAAGGACAACCTCTTGGAGAGCACAGCACAGAGGGCTGGTACCCAGACTGTGAGATGAAAGCATGTCTCTGATACTGTAATAGCACTTCTTGTCTAGCTTATGGGAAAGCCCTGGTCGTCAAGCTCCTACCAGGCACAGTGCTTCACCTGGGCTGAAATACTGGGGTGGATTTAAAGCGAGGAAATCCCATATGCCTACAAAGTCTGGAGAGCATGGACTGAAATACTAAGCGACGCTGATGAAGACAGAACAATCAGTTCTATGTTTCTCTTCAAGTTTTTCCAGTTGCAATGAGCTTGCATTGTAAATAGCTGAAAAACCTGACTGATAAGAGAATGGCTTAAACAGCAAGAACATACTGCCctttggggaaggggaaggcgTAGACGGAAGTCTCTTGGGTGCAAGCGTAGGTTCTTAGCCATAAAACCAAAGTGGAGGGTTGGGCTGGTGTGCTGGAGCAGCCCTGAAGTTCTgatggctttttattttactttgaaacaCTGCGCTCCAGCTGTGGCAGGATGCTGGAGGACATCCAGGCGTTTGCTTGCAGATAATCGGGCTGTAAGACAAGCTGAAAAGGGTGGAGGAGGTGAtcggttttctttttttgcggTGTGGCTTACGTTGCTGTTGTGATGTCTGGCAACGGCAGCAACTCATGCAGAGATCCGTCATACAGTTTCTGAAATCCTCTAACTACAATGTACAATTGTCCCAACAAGTTGCCCAGAGCCCAAGCTTAAAAAATGTGAGTTGAGTCTCCGTGACATTTTCTTGCTTGTAGACCTCTCAAACCTTCAAAGCAGTGGGGCCACGTGGCGTTTCGTGGGGCTGAAGAGAAGACTTGGCTGTTGCGATTGCACGTGGGAGTTTGCAGAGAGGCAGGACTCATTTGCTGCTCTTGTTTTTCACCTTTGTGGCATTGatgtctgcttttgttttctggatgCGGGAGAAGATCTCCTTAAAAAGAGCCTTGTACTCgggctggctctgctccagccGCTTGTCCACGGCCTCCACGTGTTTGCtgatggtcttctccatggttTTCCGCTCTTCCAACTCATGTCCCTCTCCTCGGAAGTCTCTGAAGGAACTGTCACGAGAGATGGGCCGGGACGTTTGGACCCCTGTGTGGCGCACACTGTCCTTGTGCTGCCGGCATTTGCTCAGGAGCTCTTCATACTTCTCCAGCAAGGCGTGATACTGCTCGTCCACTTCCCTCAGGATGGACATCCCTCGTTTACGCACATTGTTAGCGTGCAGCGTGTAATTGCCCTCGTGCCGACTCACGGCATCCTTGGTCACGATGGCATTGAGGGCTGTGTCACTGCAGCTTTTCCGGACGGGGTGGTTTGGGGAAGGCGTCATTGATGGCCCAtgactttttcctccctcctcctcagagaGGTCGATGTAGTCTGCTTCTGGGGCGTTGTTCAGCGGCTCAAGGAGGGCCTCAGATAAGTTGTCTTCTCTGCTGAGCAGATACTTCTTGACTTGTTTCATCTGTTGTAGCTCTAAGAGCTCTGCTTCCAGTTCCTTGATGCGCAGTTTGCAGTTCTCCATCTCGCACACCCGCTGCTCGAGGTCCGAGTACTCCTGAATAACGGAGGTGTATTCTCGCTCAACCCTCTCCTTCCGCTGCTTCTCCTGGTTGACTTGGGACCTCAGGGAGTTCACCATGGCCTGGAGACGCTCATTCTCCCTCTCCAGTGGCTTCTGGTTGAACTCTGTGGAAGAGCTGTGGACCTGGAACGCGTCCTCATacctgaaagagaagaaagaccCTTGAGAGAGTCTGACCAAGTGACAGTCCATGAGGGACTCATTGTGCCTTACTGTCATGTAAGTAATCCCACTGATGCCCAGAAAGGACGTAAGCTGAGCTCATGGAGTGAGATATG from Grus americana isolate bGruAme1 chromosome 18, bGruAme1.mat, whole genome shotgun sequence carries:
- the MRPL58 gene encoding peptidyl-tRNA hydrolase ICT1, mitochondrial — protein: MAAHTLRGLCQQRLKFLAARFSQRAAAGTEYRSAYSLDKLYPPQQDGAAASAPEETQPGTLDIPLARLTVSYCRSSGPGGQHVNKVNTKAEVRFHLASADWIPEAARQKMASMHRNKINRAGELIVNSEESRYQMRNLAICLEKIRTMVTDATEKPKVVSKETTQKLIERVEKMNRERLRQKKIHSNIKQSRKADFD
- the CDR2L gene encoding cerebellar degeneration-related protein 2-like isoform X2 — its product is MLRQMNEQHAKVYEQLDLTARDLELANQKLVLESKTSQQKIQCLTETIEGLQNQVEELQKQVEEMRSLEQLRIRREKRERRRTIHTFPCLKELCSSPRYEDAFQVHSSSTEFNQKPLERENERLQAMVNSLRSQVNQEKQRKERVEREYTSVIQEYSDLEQRVCEMENCKLRIKELEAELLELQQMKQVKKYLLSREDNLSEALLEPLNNAPEADYIDLSEEEGGKSHGPSMTPSPNHPVRKSCSDTALNAIVTKDAVSRHEGNYTLHANNVRKRGMSILREVDEQYHALLEKYEELLSKCRQHKDSVRHTGVQTSRPISRDSSFRDFRGEGHELEERKTMEKTISKHVEAVDKRLEQSQPEYKALFKEIFSRIQKTKADINATKVKNKSSK
- the CDR2L gene encoding cerebellar degeneration-related protein 2-like isoform X1; the protein is MLSADRMEEFQSEEEEPWYDQQDLEQDLHLAAELGKTLLERNKELEDSLQQMYATNEEQVQEIEYLTKQLEMLRQMNEQHAKVYEQLDLTARDLELANQKLVLESKTSQQKIQCLTETIEGLQNQVEELQKQVEEMRSLEQLRIRREKRERRRTIHTFPCLKELCSSPRYEDAFQVHSSSTEFNQKPLERENERLQAMVNSLRSQVNQEKQRKERVEREYTSVIQEYSDLEQRVCEMENCKLRIKELEAELLELQQMKQVKKYLLSREDNLSEALLEPLNNAPEADYIDLSEEEGGKSHGPSMTPSPNHPVRKSCSDTALNAIVTKDAVSRHEGNYTLHANNVRKRGMSILREVDEQYHALLEKYEELLSKCRQHKDSVRHTGVQTSRPISRDSSFRDFRGEGHELEERKTMEKTISKHVEAVDKRLEQSQPEYKALFKEIFSRIQKTKADINATKVKNKSSK